CCTGTTGACGTACAAAAAAACCAATTGAAAGAAAACAATGTAAAGTATGTTGAGAAACATGTTATTGCACATAGTGACGTTATCACAGGTGACGGCCCAGATGGCGCTGAGGAATTTGGAAAAGCACTAGTTGATGCAATAAACTAATTAGAAAGATGCTAAAAGCCTTTGGTGTTTACCAGAGGCTTTTAGCATCTTTTAATCTTCTCATGTTTCTTATTTTATGTTAGTAAATAACTTGTCTATGCACTGATTATCGAGTACAATGCCGCCTCTCTTCTTTATCACTATTTGTGATACGGTTCTCCATAACCGGGAATAGCGGCCAGAGGGCTGCCAAATGCTTATTTGAATATTATTTTTTTTGACAATGACTTATGTGGAATAGAAAGTGTCCTCACATAAATTTGTCAAACTCAGCTTACCCCCTTAAACATCTTAATAATCGAGCAAACGTCCAAAATCATTCCATTGACCGTACATTTTATTTTCTCTTGTGTTCGTTATGAATTTGTCTAATCTACTCCTAAACAATTCCGGTTGATTCTTTGCGCTTTGTATCGTGTCGATCCGAACCCTTTTATAAAGATTCGGAAACGCCCTGAAATGATCATGTACTCGCTGATCCTCTTTTATCTGCTGCTCGATCACTTCATCTATTCTAAATGATCGAGGATCCAAATCAGGCAAAACCCTCCTTCCTTCATCTGTCATCAATCCTAATTTTTCAAGACAGCGGACACGTTCTTTGTTCAATTCCGTCCATGAACTCTTTTTGCTCCTAGGAGAAAGCCTCTGCGCCAACTCTGTTTCAGACATTTTCTTTTTAACGCCATCGATCCATCCAAAGCACAGTGCTTCCTCGACAGCGTCCAAGTATAACACCCTCTCCTCGGGCATTGGCCTCATACAAACCAAGACCCAGCATGACCTTTCAGTCTTAGCATATTCCTGCAACCAAATCCTAAGATCTTTTTTCGACTTGGCTGGCAGCAACTTTTCAATTTCCATGCCTGTTGGAAATCACTTGATCAAGAAACATATCGGCATCACAATTGAACTTCCAGCCAACCCCAAACCTATCCACCAGCATTCCAAAGCAGGAGGACCAGGGAGTATTGGATAATGGCATGATTACATGGCCATCAACCGACAGTTTATTAAAGTACCTCTCCAATTTTTGTTTATCCACATTGACTAAACTAATCCATACGTTGTTTCCTTTCACTAACTCACCTGTTACGTTCCTCATGGAAGTCAGCAAATCCGACATCATGATTTTCCCATCCGCGAATTCGATCGAAGACTCCATAATCATATTCAATTCATTTTCGGGCAGTGGGTAGCTTGGATCTTGAGGAAAGTCCTTATAATTCACCTTTTTTACTTCAGTTGCCTGAAGAGCTTCCGAATAAAATTCAATCGCTTGTTCGGCAACCCCATCAAAATTCAAATACGCAATAACATCCATCAAGCATAACCTCCTTCTTGTGATACGTGTAGTATAATAGAAAAAAGGTGACATCTGATTGTCACCGTTCTGAAATCATGTAGACAAAGAGGTAAATTATGACCAAAATAGAGAGACTCATTTCGATTATCATGATATTGCTAAAAAAAGAGGTTGTATCTGCAAAGGAATTCTCACAACTATTCAATGTTTCCAAAAGGACGATCCTTCGCGATATGGAAACATTGAGCTTATCGAACATCCCCATTTACTCTGTTAATGGGGTAAAAGGCGGCTATCGTATAATGGATGAATACAAGGTGGATAAACGTCTTTTAAGCAACTCCGATTTAGAGAATATATTAACTGCGCTCGGCGGATTGGAACAAATCCTCCTTACTGATGAAGTTGAAAGTACTATAAATAAAATAGAAGCAATGGTCAGTCCATTGTCTCTGAATCGCTCCATTCAAATGCCATTTTATGATTGGGAAGGTCGGTACGAGATTCTTGAAACCTTAAAGGCATGTCAAGAATCCATTTTAAAGAAAAAGCTGATTTCGTTTGATTATACAGATAAAAATGGGACTGAAACGAATAGGATGATCGAGCCCTATGAGCTGCATTTTAGCGAATCAAGTTGGTACTTGAAAGGATTCTGTTTAAATCGACAGGAATATCGTACATTCAAATTATCTCGGATCGATCATATTACTGTGAAGGAACGTGCATTTCATCCTAGAGACGATTGGTCAGGGCAAGGGCATGAAGGAAGTTATCTACCGCAACTAGTGGCGATTAAGGCATGGATATCATCTAGCATAAGAGATCAAATCGTCGAACGGTATGGTCGAAGGAGTATTGAAAACCATAGTTCTGGCTCTTTATTAGCAACCATTTATGTCCCTCAAAACCATTCGGGATTTCAATTTTTAGCAAGCTTCGGCACTCACCTTAAAATTGTAGAGCCTAAAATCTATGTTGAAGAATTTCGAAATTACTTATATCAAATGATGGAGAACTATTCCTGATGAAGGTTTCGTCTCGGCAATACCAGTTCATCCCAGTGTTTTTTGGTGTAAGAGAATTTGCTTAACTGTCTATGGTAGAACAGCTCTTCAGCTTCCATAAGTTTTGAATGGCACTTTAATCGTAGCTTGGTTTTTCTCCTATTCTTCAACAATGGCATATTTACTTCGCCCATTTATCATAAAAAAACTGGATCACCTAAAGCAAAACCCTTTAAAACTTCATTGTAATTTCTTAAATCTCTAACTTGTTTAATGTTTGACATAATATCAAACTCTCTTCGTTGAATTTATTATTTCTATTTGTCATCTATTTCCCTCTCCCTTGTGAATAGTTGTAAAACTGCTAATATTGTTCTAATAAAGACAGATGTGACGAGTAGGCTTACAATAAACGGATCAATGAACCATAAAATCAGTACCGAAATCTTGCTCAAAAGAAACGCTCCACTCACTAAAACAATGGACACGAGCACTTTTGATAAAAGAACTTTCTTATTTGAATACGTAGTAACTATTAACTCCTTCTTAATAAAAGCAGAAACTAAATTAACTATGACACTTAATGACCAACATAGAATCAATAATGAGAGAGCATACACCGTCGCCATTACAGTATGCCTTAATTGATCAAATTGGCGTTCGATTCCAACGTTTGTATAGTACCAAGCACTAACTAATTCATTTATCAAACAAGTACCGTTATCTCCATTCGTTAAAATAATAATCCCATTTCCTGTTTGTGGTTCCATCGAATAATGTGCCTTCCAACCGTTGTTACTTCCATCATGTGTAACGATTGTACTGTTATTTACGTGGTTAATAAAATGACCTAATGCCGCCTCATCATTAATAAAGCTTTCAAAACCTCTAACTTCTAAAGTAGGGCTA
The genomic region above belongs to Bacillus sp. A301a_S52 and contains:
- a CDS encoding YdeI/OmpD-associated family protein → MEIEKLLPAKSKKDLRIWLQEYAKTERSCWVLVCMRPMPEERVLYLDAVEEALCFGWIDGVKKKMSETELAQRLSPRSKKSSWTELNKERVRCLEKLGLMTDEGRRVLPDLDPRSFRIDEVIEQQIKEDQRVHDHFRAFPNLYKRVRIDTIQSAKNQPELFRSRLDKFITNTRENKMYGQWNDFGRLLDY
- a CDS encoding VOC family protein; translation: MDVIAYLNFDGVAEQAIEFYSEALQATEVKKVNYKDFPQDPSYPLPENELNMIMESSIEFADGKIMMSDLLTSMRNVTGELVKGNNVWISLVNVDKQKLERYFNKLSVDGHVIMPLSNTPWSSCFGMLVDRFGVGWKFNCDADMFLDQVISNRHGN
- a CDS encoding YafY family transcriptional regulator, with the protein product MTKIERLISIIMILLKKEVVSAKEFSQLFNVSKRTILRDMETLSLSNIPIYSVNGVKGGYRIMDEYKVDKRLLSNSDLENILTALGGLEQILLTDEVESTINKIEAMVSPLSLNRSIQMPFYDWEGRYEILETLKACQESILKKKLISFDYTDKNGTETNRMIEPYELHFSESSWYLKGFCLNRQEYRTFKLSRIDHITVKERAFHPRDDWSGQGHEGSYLPQLVAIKAWISSSIRDQIVERYGRRSIENHSSGSLLATIYVPQNHSGFQFLASFGTHLKIVEPKIYVEEFRNYLYQMMENYS